The following DNA comes from Streptomyces sp. NBC_00273.
CCCGAGGAACGGGCCGGGCTCCTCCAGGAGGCGGTCACCCTGCTCTCGGCCTCACCGGCGGGCTACGAACTGGCCTGCGCCCTGGCCGCCCTCGGCACCGAGCTGCGGGACGCGGACGTGCTGATGCAGGCCGTGGTGACGGCGCGGGAATGCGGTGCGGACGGGCTGGCCGCGGAGACCACCGACACCCTGCTGGGACTCGGCGGTGCCCTGCCGTGCGGGCTGGCCTGGGAAGACGGGCTCACGGAGGAGGAGCGGCAGGCGGCGGACCTCGCGGTGCGCACCGAGAAGGAGACCGTGCCGGAAGCCGTGGTGCTGCCCGCGCCGGACTGGGCACTGTCGGCGGCCTGCCGCAAGCTGGGCACCGACCGGCCCGGGCTCAGGGACGCACTGGAGGCGTTCGCCCGTAGCTCAACGTGATCGGGTCCGCCGCCCGGTGGGCAAGCATGCTCGTATGGATCATGCCGAAAGACTCGCCCCCTTCCGGACCGAGGCGGCGGCGTTCGAGAAGGCCGTGCGCCGGGCGTTCGACCTCGGAGAGCCGGTGCCCGCGGTCCCCTCGTGCCCCGGTTGGACGGTCGCCGACCTGGTCCGCCACCTGGGCGGAGTGCACCGCTACCTCGCGCACGTCCTGCGCGAACGACTCACGGCCCCGGCCGACCCCGCCGGCCTCACCCTCCCCGAGGTCCCCGACGCCCCGGACGGGCTGACCGACTGGTTCGCGCAGGGCGCCCGGGAGCTGGCCGAGCTCTTCGACGAGCTGGGGCCGGACACGTCGGTCTGGACCTGGTCGGTGGAGCAGACCACGGGGTTCTGGCTCCGGATGCAGCTGATCGAGCTGGCCGTGCACCGCTGGGACGCCGAATCCGCGACCGGCACCGCGGGCCGCCTCGCCCCGGACGTGGCCGCGGACGCCGTGACCCAGACGATCGAGGTGATGGCCCCGGCCCGCCGCGGCTGGCAGCAGGCGCCGCCGGGCACGGGGGAGAGGTACCGCTTCCGGCGTACCGACGGCCCGGAATCCTGGACGGTCGTCTTCTCGGGGGACCAGGTCCTGCTGGAGCCGGGTTCCACCGGCCCGGCGGACGTCGAGGCCTCCGGCACCGCCTCCGACCTCGCCCTGTTCCTCTGGCGCCGCCTGCCGCCCTCCGCCCTGCAGGTCACCGGCGACGCAGCCCTGCTCCCGTACTGGTTCACGCTCGTCCCACCGATCTGACGGGCCGGGCCGGGGGGCCCGGTCCGGACAGGTCCCCGGATGCGGGCCCCCGGGCCGGAAAACCCGCGCGGCCACGTACCATGGCGGCATGTCCTTCCTCCGCCGCCACCGCGCCGCCACTCCCGCCGGCCCGGACTTCGACGTCCTGGCCATGGACCCGGGGGACTGGCCGGGCAATCTCGGGGCCGGGCTGCTGCCCGCGCCCGACGGCAGCTGCCAGGGTGTCTTCCTCCGCTACGACCTCTTCGGCGGACGCGGCCCCGCGATGATCATCGGGAACCTCCCGGAGGGATCCCCGGCCCGCGACCTCACCGACGGCCAGATCCCCTTCGAGGTGGCCCAGCTCCTCGACGCACTGGAGAACGACGAGGACGTCGAGGTCACCGGCGTCGAGGACTGCCCCGTCATGCAGGGCGACAACCTCCTCATCGTCCGGAAGATCAAGCTGTCGGAGTCCCGCATCTCCTGCGTCCAGTTCGACCGCAGCGACAACGTGCTGGTCACCATCGCCAGCTGGGACCGCCCGATCACCGATGACCTCTACGCCCTCCTGAAGCCGCTCCCCGCCGAGCTCTTCCAGCAGGGCTGACCGTCCGCATCCCCCATCGCGGGCGTCACGCGTCCGCGATGGCGTTCGCCGCCACGTAGCCGAAGGTCATCGCGGGGCCGATCGTCGATCCGGCCCCCGCGTAGCTGTGGCCCATCACCGCCGCGCTCGCGTTGCCGGCCGCGTACAGGCCCGGGATCACCGAGCCGTCCGGGCGCAGGGCCCGTGCCCGGGCGTCCGTCACGATGCCGCCCTTCGTGCCGAGGTCCCCGGGCACGATCTTGAACGCGTAGAACGGCGGGACCCAGACGGGTGCCAGACACGAGTTCGGGTGCACGCCCGGGTCCGTGTAGTAGTGGTCGTACGCCGTGTCGCCCCGGTGGAAGTCGGCGTCGTTGCCGCTCCACGCCTGCGCGTTGAACCGGCCCAGCGTCGCCCGCAGCGCCGCCGCCGGGACCCCGATCTGACCCGCCAGCGCGTCCCAGGTCCACGCCTTCTTCGCCGCGCCGGCCTGGTACCACGAGTCCGGGAAGGGGAGCGTCGGCAGGATGTCCTTGAACAGGTACCTGTTGCGGTAGTTCTGATCCACGATCAGCCACGCCGGGATGTGCGAGCCGACCGCGCCCCGGTCCTTCTCGTACATCACGTGCACCACATCGCTGTACGGCGCGGCCTCGTTGACGAACCGCGCGCCGTTCGCGTTCACGATCAGCCCGCCCGGCAGGGTCCGTTCGGCGAGGCAGAAGTACGGCTCCCCGGGCAGCGGGATCGAAGGCCCCCACCACGCGTCCTCCATCAGCGCCAGCGAGGCCCCGGCCCGCTGCCCCGCCCGGATCCCGTCGCCGGTGTTCTCCTTCGCGCCCACCGACCACTGGGTGCCGATGGGCTGCTGTTGGTACTGCGCCCGCATCGCCGCGTCGTGCTCGAACCCGCCCGAGCCGATGACCACCCCGCGCCGGGCCCGTACGGTGCCCCGTACGCCCTCCTTCTCCACCACGATCCCCGTCACGGGACCGCCGGCCCCGCCCTCCTGGACCAGGTCCACCAGCGGGCTGTTCAACCACACCGGTACCCCGGCCCGCTGGAGCCCCGCGCGCAGCCCGGCCGCCAGGGCCTGGCCCATCGTCAGCGGCTTCTCGCCGCGCAGCGCCGCCTTCGTGCCGCGCGCCAGGCACTCGGTGGACACGGCGAGCCCCTTGGCGCTCACCGCCGCCAGGTTCAGCCACTTGTAGTCCTGGCTGAAGACCACCATCCCGGCCGGGACCGGCATGTACGCCGGGTTCAGCCGGGCCAGTTCGGCACCCAGGACGTTCCCGTCGATCTGGTCCGGCTCGATGGAGCGGCCGCCCGGCAGCCCGCCCGGCAGGTTGGGGTAGTAGTCGCTGTACCCCTCCATGAAGCGGAACCTCAGTGGGCTGTTGGCCATCACGAAGTCCAGCATCCGCGGCCCGTTGGCGAGGAACGCGGCTTGGCGGTCGGCCGGCACCTCGGGCCCGACGACGGCCGCGAGGTACGTCGCCGCCTTCTGCGGGGTGTCCGGCACCCCCGCGCCCAGGATCACCGAATTGTTGGGCAGCCAGATACCGGCTCCGGACCGGGCGGCCGATCCGCCGAAGGTCGGGGCCTTCTCCACCACCAGCACGCTCAGCCCCCGTTTGGCGGCGGTGAGCGCGGCGGTCATCCCGGCGGCCCCGGAGCCGACCACGACGACGTCGTACTCGCCGAGCGGGGGCCCGTCCTGGGCGCCGTCGGCCCGGGCGGTGGCGGACGGCAGCACGGTGGCGGCGAGCACCCCCGCCCCCGTACCGGCGAGGACCGCGCGTCTGGACGGGAGGGCGGCGGAGGTGGTGCGTGAAGCGCTTGCGGACATGAGCAGGCTCCAGCGGTGTGGGGAGGAGGGGAAGTGCCTCCAGCATGTCTGATGCTGAGTCAGAAGAAGGTGTTCGGGGGATCATGTGATGTCAAGACATCCGGCACCGGGTGCGTGCGCAGGGGGGAGGGCATCCACACCGCGCACTCCGGTCGCGCCGCCCCGTGGTCACGGACCCGGCCGGTCCTCGCCGTGGCGCTGATCCTCGAGGCGGGCCGTCAGGTCGGGCCAGTGCTCGGACCACAGCGCCAGATCACCCGCGGTCAACGACCACCGCGAACGCAGGGTTTCGTCCGGCAGGAAGCGGACGCAGGTCCCGGTGGTCCCGTCGGCTTCGACGGGCTGGAGACCGGTCACCGGGACGCCGCGCTCGTAGCGCTGGCTCCAGGATCCGTTGAGCCGGCGGTTGGTGTGGATCAGCCACTCGCTGAGCGCTGCGACCACGGACATGCCACGGCGCGGATGTCCGTCAGGAAGCCGCTCCGCCTCCGGGAGGTCGAAGAACCGGAGGTCCTTCGTGGCCATGACCGGTTTCTTCACCGTCCGGCCGTGCTCGTCGACCCGCGTGTCGGTGCCCCGCCCGTCATCCTTCACCGACACCGAGCCGTCGGTGTGCAGCGTCACCACGCACCGTCCGCCGCCCCGGCCCGCCGCCTCGTCAGCGGCATAAGCAACGACCTCGAGAACGAGGTGCTCCGGCCCGCCGGGCACGAACTCCCCGGACCTCCGGCGGATCCCACCGAGATGGTCCTCGTCCACCGTACCGGCCCAATCGTGCGTGGTGTTGACCCAAGAATCCCTTGATCCGTCCATCCGGCAAGTATCCGCCGGGCCCTCGTGCGGGCCGTGTAGGAGGGGGTCGTCCCGGAGACCCGCGACCTGGACTCCCCGGACCCCGAGGTCGGCCTGACCGTAGTCCCGCCGCGGCCGGTCCAGGGGCTCCGCCCGCCACGGCTCCGTGCCGCCGCGGTGCTCATGGGCCCTCCGGAACGGGCGAAGCCCCGTGGCGGTGGGGGCCACGGGGCTTCGCGTTCGGGGAGCGGTCAGCGCGTGCCGACCGCCGCGCGGACCGCTCGGCGCGCCATCCCCGCATCGTCGTGCAGGCGGCGGAGCAGCAGCCGCTGCTCCTCGCCGGAGGACAGGGCGCCCACCGGCAGCGGCTGGCTCGGGGCGGTCGCCGACATCGAGCGCTGCACCGCCGTCTCGGACATCCGGATCTCCCGGGTCAGCACCAGCATCAGATTGACCAGGAAGGCGTCCCGCGCGGCCGGACCGGCCGACTGGGCGAGCCGGCTGATCTGGGCGCGGGCGGCCGGGGCGTCGCCCAGTACCGTCCACAGCGTGGCCAGGTCGTACCCCGGCAGGTACCAACCCGCGTGCTCCCAGTCGAGCAGGACCGGACCGGCCGGCGACAGCAGCAGGTTCGACAGCAGGGCGTCACCGTGGTTGAACTGCAGCGCCGTGCCCGACAGCTTCACGCCGTGCAGCAGCTTCTGCAGGTCGCCGAGGTCCCGGTCGGTCAGCAGGCCCAACTCGTAGTCGCGGGCGATCCGCCGCGCGTAGTTCATCGGGGTGCCGAACAACTCCGCCGGCGGCCGCCACTGGTTGACCCGGGACACCGCACCCAGGGCCGCCCGGAGGTCCACCCGCGGCGGCGGCTCCACCGGGTGCCGCTGCAGCGCCGCGACCCGACCGGCCATCCGCTCCACCACGAGCGTGCAGTTCTCGGGGTCGGCGGCGATCAGCCGCGGCACCCGGACTGGTGGGCGGTGCCGGACGAAGGTCCGGTATGCCGCTATTTCGTGCTGGTAGCGCTCACGCCACTCGGGCGAGTGGTCCAGTAAAACCTTCGCCACGGCGGTCATCCGTCCGGTGGTTCCGACCAGGAGGACCGAGCGGCCGCTGCGCCGCAGTACCTGCACCGGGGCGAACTCCGGACAGATCCGCTGCACGGAGGCGAGCGCGGTGCGCAGCTGCGCCCCCTGCGGCCCCGAGAGGTCGATTCTTCCGCTGACGGGCAGTGATCCGGTACCCGGCATTCGCCGCGCCCGGACGACGCCCTGTGCCGGAGCCGCCGGGCGGCCGGGTTCGAGGTAGGGGCCGCCGCCAGCCGGGAGCGTGCGGTGCGGCCGGACCGGTGCGGACACGGAGGACGTTGCTGCGTACATGGTGATACGGATCCCTTCGTGCGCCGACGAGTTGCGTACGCCACCCCGCCGGATCCCGTACTTCACCCTGGGGAGTTCCGCCGGTGAACCGGGTCGGGGAGGCGCATTCCTACCTGACACCCGGGGCAAGGTGGCGAACCATCGGGCGTGCCCTGGCGAAGCCTGGCGAATAGTCGCTGGGCACCTACCAGCGGGCTACTGTCAACTCAGCCGAGAACCTGGGGGCTTGACGTGAGCAAAGGTCCAAACACCCGCTTGAACGACCTGTTCGGCCTGGCCGGCTGGTCGAAGGGCGAACTGGCGAGGATGGTGAACAGGCAGGCGGCGGCCATGGGCCACCCCCAACTGGCCACCGACACCTCGCGGGTGCGGCGCTGGATCGACATGGGGGAGGCCCCCCGCGAACCGGTGCCCACGGTACTGGCAGCACTGTTCACCGAGCGGCTCGGT
Coding sequences within:
- a CDS encoding maleylpyruvate isomerase family mycothiol-dependent enzyme, producing the protein MDHAERLAPFRTEAAAFEKAVRRAFDLGEPVPAVPSCPGWTVADLVRHLGGVHRYLAHVLRERLTAPADPAGLTLPEVPDAPDGLTDWFAQGARELAELFDELGPDTSVWTWSVEQTTGFWLRMQLIELAVHRWDAESATGTAGRLAPDVAADAVTQTIEVMAPARRGWQQAPPGTGERYRFRRTDGPESWTVVFSGDQVLLEPGSTGPADVEASGTASDLALFLWRRLPPSALQVTGDAALLPYWFTLVPPI
- a CDS encoding aminoglycoside phosphotransferase family protein, with protein sequence MYAATSSVSAPVRPHRTLPAGGGPYLEPGRPAAPAQGVVRARRMPGTGSLPVSGRIDLSGPQGAQLRTALASVQRICPEFAPVQVLRRSGRSVLLVGTTGRMTAVAKVLLDHSPEWRERYQHEIAAYRTFVRHRPPVRVPRLIAADPENCTLVVERMAGRVAALQRHPVEPPPRVDLRAALGAVSRVNQWRPPAELFGTPMNYARRIARDYELGLLTDRDLGDLQKLLHGVKLSGTALQFNHGDALLSNLLLSPAGPVLLDWEHAGWYLPGYDLATLWTVLGDAPAARAQISRLAQSAGPAARDAFLVNLMLVLTREIRMSETAVQRSMSATAPSQPLPVGALSSGEEQRLLLRRLHDDAGMARRAVRAAVGTR
- a CDS encoding ATP-binding protein — its product is MDGSRDSWVNTTHDWAGTVDEDHLGGIRRRSGEFVPGGPEHLVLEVVAYAADEAAGRGGGRCVVTLHTDGSVSVKDDGRGTDTRVDEHGRTVKKPVMATKDLRFFDLPEAERLPDGHPRRGMSVVAALSEWLIHTNRRLNGSWSQRYERGVPVTGLQPVEADGTTGTCVRFLPDETLRSRWSLTAGDLALWSEHWPDLTARLEDQRHGEDRPGP
- the kstD gene encoding 3-oxosteroid 1-dehydrogenase translates to MSASASRTTSAALPSRRAVLAGTGAGVLAATVLPSATARADGAQDGPPLGEYDVVVVGSGAAGMTAALTAAKRGLSVLVVEKAPTFGGSAARSGAGIWLPNNSVILGAGVPDTPQKAATYLAAVVGPEVPADRQAAFLANGPRMLDFVMANSPLRFRFMEGYSDYYPNLPGGLPGGRSIEPDQIDGNVLGAELARLNPAYMPVPAGMVVFSQDYKWLNLAAVSAKGLAVSTECLARGTKAALRGEKPLTMGQALAAGLRAGLQRAGVPVWLNSPLVDLVQEGGAGGPVTGIVVEKEGVRGTVRARRGVVIGSGGFEHDAAMRAQYQQQPIGTQWSVGAKENTGDGIRAGQRAGASLALMEDAWWGPSIPLPGEPYFCLAERTLPGGLIVNANGARFVNEAAPYSDVVHVMYEKDRGAVGSHIPAWLIVDQNYRNRYLFKDILPTLPFPDSWYQAGAAKKAWTWDALAGQIGVPAAALRATLGRFNAQAWSGNDADFHRGDTAYDHYYTDPGVHPNSCLAPVWVPPFYAFKIVPGDLGTKGGIVTDARARALRPDGSVIPGLYAAGNASAAVMGHSYAGAGSTIGPAMTFGYVAANAIADA